TTGTACGTGCCCGTCTAATCGAAGCATTTCCTTTCGGGCAGGTTGCTGGTGCGCTCGTGAGCCTTGTGTGAGTAAGTAGCAGAACAAACGGCAGCGCGCAACGTCCATACGCGGCACGAGCATCGGTTAACGCAAGAGACAAGAAAACGGACAGGCGTGAGGCAGGAGCCTGAGGGCAGGGgctctgctgcgcgcacacgcacatgcacaagACCGACAGAGGCACACGGGTGTCACACTGCCTCTCAATGCGTCTATGTACGGGGTGCGCTGAGGTCGACCCCACACCCCACAAACACCAACCTACACGCTCCTTTCTCATGCACACAAGCGTTACCACTTAGGAGAAGCAGGCCACCGCTGATCACGAGgctcctgcacctcctgcTTCACTGTGGGGCATTGAAGCGGTCGGTGCCACGTTGGGGTCTCGGTCATGGTGGCTTGCCGGTACACGCGCCGCGCCTCGTCCAGGGTGCAGCCCATCTCGTGCGCCTTGGTGGGCAGAACATGCTGCTCAAACCACTCCCACTGCTCGTTGGACGCCTTGAGGTAGGCTGGCTCGCCCGTTTCCTTCCACCAGTTCATCGTCTCGACCCACCGAAGACGGTTCACGTGCAGCTCGCTCTCTTTGTGCGCCTCATAGTCTTGCTTGTAGCGGAACCGTATGTGGCACAGCGCGCAGCTGGGCTGATCGCCAAAGTACCAAATATCCTTGCCGTTGTGCGGtacgcgcgtgctgcgccgatCGATCCACTTGCTCTTCTTTCGTATCCGAATGAGACGGCCGCTCACAGATGCAGTGGTACTGTTGATGGTCGTGACCTCCGCCAGAAGCGTGCGGCCGATTCGGAGCAtggcgctcagcagcagccacttGCCTCTGCGCTCTTGCTTCGgtgagcgcgtgtgcgcgcagtCACTCACACGATTGTTTCTTCCTTGTTCTCCTTGTCGCTCTCTTGCGAGTTCGCGCCGACTCGAtgcgccgctggcggggTTTCACGGGGGTTGTGAGGCACAAAACGAAAACGTGCGCGGGTGGCGACACGTGATGAAGCATCGCACGCGAATACGAAAAGGGGTGGGGCAACCGCACATGGTGAATAGAGTTGTGCGTGCATGTTGatgagaggcagagagagaaagagaggacgCACGCAAGCAGAAAAAtgcaacagcggcggcagaagcacCGCGCAAGCGACGAAAGACTGCAATGGCTCGGGAAGCAGGGCAACAGCACAGCCGCCCTTCCCCATGCCGCCCCCGCTACGCTCAACGACCTCCACCCACACCACCAATCCCTTGGTCAGGatgcgagcagcggcagagatgGGAACGGCACGTCGGCAAGTGCGCCATGTGCCggtgcacagcagccgctgcttgGTGGCTATCCAGCAGAAAAGGCGACCCATTCGTATCACAGGCGCAGAAGCGtcggagaagaagagagccgAGCAGGCGGTGTCAAGTAATCGAGGGgacagcgcagccgcccgcttccgtgtgtgtgtgtgtgtgggtgtgtggaaTTCCCCTGCCGTTACACCGTGATCGAATAACACGAAAAGCGAAAAGGCGAAAGCGAGCCATgaaagcacacgcacacgcaggcacacacgcatgagCGCACATCGGTGCACCGACATCAGCGGCAACAGATAAAAAGCGGCAGAGATACATACGctcacacacatgcaccaTCACACATCAGAAGAgtgaaagaagaaaaggaagccCACAGACAGCACAAATAccatatacacacatatatatgtgtatgtgtttaAGGAGATccgaagaggaagaagaaggggggCGTCGAAACGGCGAGTCGGAATAGAGGACGTaagaagacaaaaaaaagctaAACAGAATGGGAGCCGACAAGCCGGGAGCCCAGGCGCATCATAAACtcggcagcgcacacgccttCACGCATAGAGAGAAACGACGTTCTCTGTGAaccacacaagcacacacggacacacgagagaacaacagcagcggaagTAGGGTTCCAGAGTTCCAAAtcttgcccttctctctcagTAGTCCTCCTTACAATAACAATAAGAACAGACATCCATCTCCCAGGGTAGTagccctcacacacacacacactcctcccccgccgccgtcactgcCTCAGCGCATCCAGCGGCACACAGAGCGTGACAAGAGAACGCGAAATACcgacgggggggggggggcaaaacGCAGACAAGACGACGATCCAAAGAGCTGCCGCATGTGTGGCACACACATCTAGGCTCTCTACGGAAGCAGGGCTCCCCATATATTGGGGCctgcactttttttttttgcgcatCCACTACGCACTTCAGGGCTGTCCTGCACGCACATACCCACATATATATccatacatatatgtatgcatgtatgtgggtgggtgggtgaatggggagggggtgcgcagGTGTATAAGAGATGTGCAAAAGAATGCTCAAGATCGTGCTTGCTCTGCTGGTGTTGCGCCGCACCCGGAAACTACAGAGAAAAACGGCAAGCAAGGCATAAAAACGAGAAATACAGACTGTGGGAAGAACGACGAGTAAGAGGAGAGGACTGCGCGGCACTCGCCTACCAGAGTGGGTAGATGAAGAGGGCCGAGGCGAGTGCAAGCTGCTGTTGAAACGAGTcaggaaaggaaaggacaCGCACCATCTCCTCACGCGTCACCGCTAATAGGGCGGCgaagacgcacacagacacacatggATATACATGACAGGGGTGCTGCTCGTAACACAAAAGAACAATGAAAGAGAAGCACACCTGCGCACCAGCGGACGACCGATGCTGATGAGCGGATGGAGAAtgaggaaaagaggggagggggcggctgtatgtgcgtgcgtgtgtgtttgagtGAGGAGGGGATGAGAAGTCGATGAGTAgccaaagaaaagaggaagaggaacTATTAACAGGAAAAAATAGAGGACGTAAAACACCTTCAAAATAACAGACATACGGGCACGTTCAGCTATGCCGGCTTACGCAGGCGCAGACACAAAGAGACTTCGCAGCCACCACTGAGCGCAGCACGCAAGAGGAATGAACACCGGgtggaagaagagaaagagagggggtgtAAGACAGTTACATGTGATCGTGCGTATCTGCTCATCCAGAAATCACATGCCCACCCTCTGTTGCCTCGCAACTacgaaaagaaggaaaaggaagacGCATCGCATAGGAAGCAGTCGGCAAGGGGGAGCCGGAAAAGATGGGCATGGTAGAGGACTgtgcgcgcggtggtggtggtggtggtggggcgcCGCTTTGGGAGAGCAGAGTCTCAAAGAGAGAAATGGGAAACGACTCAGCGATCTCGTAGTCCCGCAAGCGCGTTTACTTAgcacgcaccgacacacTTAGACACGTGTGCatatgcacacatacatgtgtgtgtgtgtgtgtgtgtatatatatatacatacatacgtgtacacacacacacatagagagcgagagagagatgtcCACGGGAGGGGGAcgcaagaagaagcgcgaGATGACGAGGAGCGTGGCGGGTTGATGGATGGaagccctcccctcccacgctcgcacgaaagaaaaagcgcgAAATTCTAAAGTAGAGCAGAGCacgagggaggcggaggtgctccgagcgagagagagagaaacggagaGAAGCCGTCgtgggggaggaaggaggggcaCTCCCCAAGGAAAAGACGGCATGCAAAGGCGCAAGCACGAAAGAAACGGTTCCATGGGTGAAGTCGGCACGGTGCAAAAGGggcaaaaagagagaacacAAAATGGAAAAGGGCCGGAGGCCGAAACAAAGGAAATGCGCAGCGCTCCAGAAAAGCGAGCGCCCTTTATCATTACATACGTGCCTCTACCAACCTCTGcgcgtctctccctccctccctccctctcgctgcatgcgtgcgtggagAGGAAGTGAGGTAGGAGGAACGCACACAAATgcaaagaagaggagagacgaTTAGCCTGCTTGTTCGCTAATTTCCACACAAGCAGTATACATCATCGTAGCACAAGATgcaagggaagagaaagagaaaccGCCACAAGGCAtgacagagagacacgcagGCGCGCCCAGTTGTCATCTAGAGCAGCGGAACGATGAGGGAGACGTACGAAGAGGGAGCGCCTCaccgccccacccaccaccacagctcacccacccaccagAGCCCCGGACGTGCTCACCAGGCATGCGCACACTCAACACGagcgcacaccagcacacatTCCACAATGGACGCACTAgcaacacccacacacacgtgcacgcgcatcaACACCAATACATATGCAGAGTCCAAGCTAAGCCGAAGAAagcacctgcggcagcagccgaggtGCGAGGAGCGTGCTTTCCTCTTGAGAACGCATAAGCGTAGTGCTTAACGATGACACCAGAACCGCGACTTTTTCGCCTGTGCAGGGGGTATCTCAGATGTCGACTTCAACGGTGATGGGCACGGAGACGAGGAGCCACCACAGGCGGTGCCGTTCACCACCAGATTgttcgacagcggcgacgacttCGAGACCCGTTGCTGCACCGGCGACTCCGTCTcgcgcgccttctgcacCAACTCTCTTGTCGCGGAGAGGTTATCGGGGCTTCCGGGAGCGATCGTCGAGTCGCCGTAAGGGACGCCAGCCACAGATTTTAGGTGCTCACCTCTGCCCTTGGGTTTCACGTGTTGGGCGACTACTTCCTGCAGAGAGGCCAGCGGCCTCACCGCACTCGAAGAGTGGGCCGAGCGCCCACTGGGCGGCCGCAGGGGCGGCTTTGGCAGCTGCGACGCTTTATCGTTGATCTCCTGCTTCCGCCTCTCatcctcgctgtcgccgctgtctgCCACGTCGTTCGAAGAGCCCCAGTACGAGAAGTTACAGccagcaccactgctgccgtcCCCCTCGCAtggctcctcctcgctgcaccggcgctgcacaCATGGTCCCACCGCCGCAGTGTCCTCACGAGCCCccctcgccgctgcgacggagCGCGGCCGCCCGGCTGAGGACGTCGCCGGTGGTGaggcaggaggcgctggcgcggcaaCGGCCGCCAGAGCAATGACGGCGCCAGCAACATTGGAGCTGCGTGACTCCTCTTTGCCGCTCTCATCCTGTTGATCCTCCTCATGGTCCTCCGTGCCAAGGTCgggagtgctgctgccggcgcgcgtGAGGAGACAGGGCAGTGGGGAGGTGAAGTCGGTGCAGCTTGTCAGCTGAATCCCTGGCGTCACGACGCGATCTGGCGGTGACTCCTTGAATGGGGTCGATGTCGAGAAGAAAGACCGGTTGATTGGGCTTTGGATAGCGCTGGCGCTCTGGCTGGCGAAGCCCTGCTTGTACACGAGCGTGTGCTCCCGCGGCCTGCCCACATGGCCAGTAGCCGTGAAGGAGGCTGTGTGAACACTTGAAGCGCCGGAGAAGGAGTGTCGCCCCGCCGGCGAGGAGTTCGGCCAGGCGCACTGGCATTGGAGGCGGGCCGCTTGAAGTGGTCGTATCTCCGGCCAcatctgcggcgccgcagcttccGCGACAGTTGGCTTAGAACGGCGCCCAAagccggcgctggcagccgGGGGGCTCAGCGAAGCCATCGAAGTGCCAGAGCTCGcgaagatggaggaggcCTGGCTACTACCTGCCATGGTCTGCAGCCGATGGCGGTCAAGCACGGCCTCGCGCACCGCGCCACCTCTCGTCAACGGCGATTTAGAACCCTCCGTGCTGCATCGGCGAtttgcagcagcgctcaCAGAAGCAGCACCTTCGCGCGACATCAACGGAGgcatggcggcgcgcgccgcccgcgACATCAACGGTGAACCTTCTTTGTCGGACACTGGCCGCGAAGCCTGGCTACTGTGGTTCGGCCACCATAGGGTGGGCGCCGAAGACAAGTCGCTATGAATTCTGCTCGGTGGGCGTCGACCACGCGGCATCTCCACGCCCCCTGTGGCCGACGTGGACGGCTTCGCACCCACGGCCGCGGGTGTGCGGAACAgcgggtggcgcagcaccgctgaaAGCGGCaatcgctgccgcggctctCGCACCAGCAGCTTTGTGCAGAGCTCCACCCACTGGTGGTAGTCCGTCTCCGTCATCCCGACCCGCTCGGGCACCTCCTCCAAGGCCGGAAACGACAGCGCCGAATTCAGGATCTCGCTGAACGTTTCACTgatcgtcgccgccgcaaaCGGCAGGCGGCCGAAGATGACAGAGTAGAGCACCACTCCGAAAGACCACGCGTCCGAATCGtagctgcaggtgctgctcatGATAAGCTCTGGTGCCGCAAAGGCGGGGGTGCCGATGGCTGACCGATTCCCTTTGAGCCGCCCCTCCacatcgacgccggcggccaaGAACATGGACGAGTCCGGCAGGAAAGACGTCTCTGCCATCATCTGCGATGTGTTCGCGGTGTGCCCCGCCGGGCTAGAGCTACAAGGCGAGCGATCCGCCGTGCTCAAGGTTGCCCAGCTGTCATTGGCACCGCGAGACGACTTCCAGCGGTTATGCGGCACCAAGACACTTGCGTtgagcccctcccccccagCTGCACCGATGgacatgtgcgccgccggcatctgTGGCAGCTTCTTGGAAATCAGCACGCTCTCACCGAAGTCTGTGAGAAGGATGTTGTCGGCCTCCGTGAGAAGAATGTTGTCCGGCTTCACGTCGTTGTGCACAATGCGCTGACGGTGCACGTAGATGAGGGCCTCTgcgagctggtgcagcagacgAGCGCACCGCGAGAATGGCCGTACAACGTCGCACGGTGCACAGCCGAGAGCAGCGTCGAACCCGTGCATCACGGTGAGCGGGCCGTTTTCGGCGTACGTCATGACGAGGTGCACCGAATCCTCCTTGTCGTCGTCGAtcacctccttcagctgcgccacgtgcgGGTGATTGCACACGCGCCGCATAACGCGAATCTCCCGCTCCACCGCAGGCAGCTCACTCGAATGCGCTGACTTGACAGACTTGacgacgctgtcgccgccgacgcttTCGCCCGCGTTCGTTGACCTCGACACCGTCGTGTGCAGCccggcaccgcctgcacAGATTGGTAAGCTGCTGCCGTTCAGGTGCTTGCTGGAGCTtgtctgcggtggtggtTTCTTCGATGTGTTTGGGgcctcgacgtcgccgctgccaggCGTCAtagccgaggaggacgcggTCACGCTCTCCACGAACGGGATTGCAGCGTCACTTGGGTGGCTCGTCGCGGCCACATGAATGAGGGAATCGAGCGCGGCCTCGCAGAGGCTCACATCCATGCTGTCACGCGTGCCTTCTCGCCGCGTAGCTGGACGCACTGAGGCAACGCTCATCGAGAAGGGCCGCACAAGAGCAAGAGGGGCGTTAGTGGTGGTGCTACTGCCggccgcgtgcgcagcggcgccgtcgatgtGCACGGCCCTCAGCGTAGAGCCCTCCAACTGCAGCGCCTCACTGTCTGACGCGCTCATCGGCGCCAGCGGAAAGCGGCGGCCGACGGCCCTGCGGCTGTGCCGCGGCACAGTTTTCATGGCAAATGCTTTACAGGTATGCCTGTCTACTGCCAGGTACACGCGTCCCGTCGCCCCGACTCCGATCAGCTGCATCACGTAGTAGTTGTTCAGCACCTCGATGCACGCtacactgctgctgcagctgctcacaCTGGTGCGTCGGCCCCGCTCGAAGGCGTCCTTTGAGCGTGCTGCAGTAGCGGCAGTCAGCGGCCTCCAGCTGAGAGGCGGCAGTTGCGAGTTCCACGGCTGCGTCGTGGATGACAATGGCACGCCTTTGGTGTCGCTGTTGCTTTCTTGGGTCCTCAATGCGGGGCCGGGAGGGATGCTCGATGTGGACGATACGGACGTCGACGAGGGGGTGGAGACTTCGTCGTACGGTAGAACCTTCACCATTGAAAGATGGCTGCGGTCAGCCGTCGCGCCTGGCACATGCGCCAGGGTGTACATGTCCCTCAGCAGGTCGAAGAGCTCACGgcagcgcatcagcagcccGTCAAGCGCCACGGCGCGGTCAACTTCACTACTGTCGGCGCAGAGAATCATGTGACGAGCCTGCTCCAGGTACCGGTCGAAGGCGGTGGTCACGCCTGGCGGTGCCTCCGCGTCAGGCGCCTGGCTGAGGCAGCGAGAGGTGCTGTTCAGCCGCCGTGGCCCggcagccggcgccgtcgacgggcgatcctcctcgctctcctcatCCTTGCCGTTCCTCTCCAGACTGCCTGCATTGTTGTTGCGCCTACGAGACGCCTCGGACGAAACACTCacagcgctggcgctgacTATTTCGTGAGTCACCGAGGCGTCACACGACTTTGGAGAGCGCACTGTCTTGCgttgccgcgctgcctcAGCAGGGTCGGGGAAGAGAACCTCCCGCCTCTGTGGATCCCTCGACTGTTGCAGTGACGGCGGTAGGGTCCCCGGCGGCTCCGGCGATCGCGGTAGCTCAGAAGAGTGGTAGCTTTTATGctctgcgtcgccgtcgactCCTCGCGAGCTCATTGCAGAAAACGCGGTGCGATCGTCCGTGTGGAAGCCCGGCAGCCGCACTACAAAATCGTAAAAGTCGCCCAGTTTTGTAATAAGGGCCGCCCACTCAGCCGAAGCTACCAGgctggcggcaccggcaaAGAAGGGCGAGCCCGCGGTTGTGGCTGCGTCGTTGGCTTGTGAGCTAGATGAGGACGACTGCGTTGGGGTCGGCACACTGCCGTGCTCAAGGCCTCGCCCCTGCTGCCGTTGGTGACCTGCTTTCGGTGTCATGCTCCATGGGGCTAGCGAGGATGTGGACAGAACGTCGCGGCGGTTCAAGCCAAGCATGGTAAGCGACGCAGATGAGGTCGGCCGGGGAGTTTGCCAGACCAGCGGTGAGAGAACGCCGGAGTTGCGGAGCCCTGCAACGTTGACGGTCATGAGAGAGCTCACATCGATGCTGGACTGCCCACCGCCGTACCGACTGTGCACGGAGGAGTGCTGCGAGTCGCCCATGTGTGGTTGGACGagcgaaggagggaggaggagtggcaACAGTGGCCGGCAAGCGgtgaagcgcgcgcacaactCCAaaggaagaaagagggaagagggcagcggtgcgcacacgAGGCGGAAGGAGTTTGTGGAAAGATCCGTGTTCGTGAGGACGGTGACGGCGTTCGAATACgagcgagcagcggcggccacgatGGAGGGGCGTCGGCAAACAAAGAAGGGGGAAAACGAGGAAGGGCAGAGAAGAGAACGAGCCGCGCGTTGGGGCTTtttgtgggtgcgtgtggtACTGATTCGCCTGCGCGCCTGGGGGTTGCGGAGGCAGAGGGGAGGTCAGGTAGAGAAAGAAAGCGCCTGCGGGCTTCCTCGCTTCGTCGCTTCAGCTGTCGACGCACCCGACACCCGCCTCACCTCTCGGCAGAGGAAACTCGTCACAACACACGCGTAAAGAAAAGGGGAAAATGAGATGTCGCGCCCTTCCCCGACAGCGGAGAACGAGGGAAAAAGGGCGCGACGGCTGAGGAGGCGCACTCGAAGagacgcgccgcagcaagTCCTCGAAAGTTAACAAACAAGAACACCCGCCAgcgcaggtgctgccggcCACGCACTCGGGGCGTGCCCAATTACCCCCAAAGTGCCTCCACACTCTTTTATGGCtctgtgctggcgctgcacgGACCGTGGCTGTGTTGGTGCACGGGATGACGACGCGGTACGACAAACCGGCTCTCTACACGGAGCGGCGTTGCCCAGACTCTACCCGGCCCCGACTCTATGCCAGAAGGACTGCCGCGCTGTGCCGCAGAGAAGGGTCGTCTGAGCCcgcaaacacgcacgcaaaggcacacagacgcgcgccACCCGTGAGCCAAAAGACAGCAAAAAGGCAGATTCCGAACACTGCGACTGGCCGAccagtggtggtgggaaggGAATGCGGAGGGCGTGAGCGGGCGAAGAAGCAGagcggaagagaaggggcgaaaagagcgggagagcgagggagagagagagagggaggggggaggaagagaggcaaAGGGTGTGGGGAGGTGCATCATGTTGCCGGCAGAAACAGGCGTGAGCACTGCAACGAGGGGGGATGTCAGCGCTTCGTTGTGCGCatgagcacgcgcgcgcgcgcagccgcccgcACGACTTTGTGTTTTTCCCATGTTTTCATTGTCTCACATGTCGCGCTGCTTGTCCAAACGCGTTGCTGTCCTCTTTAGGTTCGGCGTAGCTGTAGGTCTATGGTGAGTCGACGCACCGTCCACAAGTCCCCTGCCGTCACCCACGGGGCACCATAGAGAAAGAGACACTTCTCTGCGCTCCTCACGAGTCCGTCGAAACTCGGCCAATCCACACGCGTCCGTGTGCACTTTTTGAGGCATTCAAGCGAGCACCCGCTTACCTGGtcagcacgtgtgtgtgtgcgtgcgtgtgcgtgtgcgtgtgtgcttgtatGCTTGTGCGCGAGTCCACATACACGACACGCTCTAAAGACACAGCATGCGATGCGCCACCCCACACATGGCAGAGAGGCATAGTGAAAACGGTAAACGACGGCAAAGCCATGGAAAGCGAGAGCGGCACCCGCCACATCTCTAAACACGACGCGCGCCACAAGCGGCGATGCTCATCCGAGCGCCACACACCCTtcgctcacgcacgcgcgctcacGAATGCGGCTACTTCACACACCGGACACCCACGACAGCCCAACGCTCAGCGTGCCCTGCGGATGCAGCTTCTCCGTGACTCGAATGGTCGCATGCGGCGAGTTGAGCAGCggacgcagcgccacctccaccacgcCGAGGTTGGATTGCACATTGGTCGCGCGCTCATCAAACAGGACGAAGCTGACGACGCCAAACGCCACGAACCGGATCAGCGCCGGATCGACAATGACACGGTGATCCACCGGCATCGCATCAAAAACAGGGTCTGTGGTAAAGGCGCGGCTAGACGGGTGCACGACAGTGTCCCGCACGCAGTTGAGGGCCCCGAGAGGCGACGTGGCTGTATAGAAGACGTAGGGCTGAGGCGCCGTGCCTGCCTCTGCGGAGCCGCCCAGGCCCTCGGCGCGGAACACTTGAATGCGCAGGTGGCACAcagtgcgcagcgccaccatgGCCGCTTTGATCTCTGGCGCAGACAGAGTGAAGGAGGTCGCCCCGGCACGTGGGTCGGAAAGAGGGGCGCCTAGCAGGATGGGCAGCACAAGACGAGCGCAGCAGAACTCGACCAGGATACTCCCCACCTTCTGTCCCTCGCCGTCGATGAGGTTCAGTGTGTCTTCCACCGGGACCTCGCGCGCATTCAGCAGCGACGCTCCAGGCAGCTCCGCCATGGCTACCAATCGGCTCgtctcgccggcggcgcagtgcaACTGGAAGCAGAAGGTTGTCTGCTCGATGGCCGCCAGCGTGACAGCGTCCTTTGCGAGACCTTCGTATTGGAAGCGCACGTCCACAACGTCATCGAGAGCGCGCAGCGTCGGCCCCACCATCGCCTCGTAGTCCGCCAGCCCCTCCAGCGTGAAAAAGAATGAGACAGGGGCTTTGAGATTGGCAATGCCCAAGGAACGGCACATGGCCGCCTCCTGACTCTGCAGCCCGCGAATAGAAAAGGTAATCAGTCCCTCGGCGTCGAGCCCGCTcgctgtggcggctgccCGATACGCCTGCAGTTGCTGTTTGGCGAAAATGGTCTGTACATGCGTCACCCGACCACGAAGGGCAATGCTCTCCTCGAGCAGCATATCTCGCTCATCGCTCACCTTGCGCAGCATCTCGCGAGACTGCTCCACCTGCTCAGCCATCTGTTGGCAGCGCGTCTCGGCCAGTTCCAGGTCCATCGCAGCGGTGGCCAGAGCCTCGCGCATCTGGCCCTGCTCCCAGTCGCCGTCCCACGACAGGGCCTCGAAAAGATCGAGCGCTTccctcgcctccttcgccggggccgcaccagcggcgtcggcatcaCCGCGAgacgtggcagcggcgcctccatCAGCAGTACCACCCACGTCCGCCTCACGCTTCGGTATCCGCGATCCCCTCTTCTTGattgccgccactgccaggGCGCGAtgcacgtcgtcgtcggtgaGGTCggctcctgctgcggcggccgccgcggctgtgtgCCCCGCGAACGCAATCTGCGCCGACATAGcactcttctccttctctaGCTTTGCTACCTGACCGCGGTAGAGCTGGAGGTCCTCCTGCGTGCCCTCCAACCGACGACGCAGCTCCGCAAGGTCGTGTTGGCAGTTAAGCAGCTTTCGCTCCACCTCCCGTCGTTCTCGCTCCGCCGTGTCGCGCATCTCCTGAACCTCCGTGAGACGACTGTCGAACTCAAGGCGAAccgccgtctccgtctcACGCTGGCAAGCCTGCAGCGAGCCAACGAGCTTCAGCAACTCCTGTTCGATATTTGTGCACTCCGCCGttttgcgctgcagcgccagctccaACTCGTCCATCGACCCGCATCGCGTTCGCAGCGACGCTGCCTCGTGCTCCACCGTGAACAAAGCCCTCTTTGTGTCCGCATGGgctgtgtgcgcctccttgAGTTCCTCGATGAGCCGGTTGCACTCACCCTTCAGCGTCTCGACCTGTCCTTGCGCATACTGGAGGCGACTGTTCAGGAGAGTGGCCTCGCTCGCCTTGCGGTGCACCTCCCCTTGTAGGGTCACCATCTCCATCGGGTCTGGGCCGCCCGCCTCCACCGAGTTTGTGGCCTGCCTGTCTGCCTCCATGAGTCGAACCTTCAAACTCAGTTCCTGCTTCTCACGAGCGAGGGTGTCAATAGAGGCGCGGTactgcgcctccagctgctgctgcagccccTGCACGGCTTGGCTGgactgcgcctgcagctgctgctggccgagTAGGGCGGCGTTGAGCTCCTCGCGTACCTGCTGAAGCTGAGAACGGAGCTGTGCTGCCTCCTGCTTTGCCGCTGCCAAGGTGGCTGCGGAGGCGTCAGCTGACTTGGTGGTTGCGTTGCTCGAAGCAGCGAGTGCAGTAGTTCGCGCCTTGGCAGCGGCCAGggcagccgcgcgcacctgctggagctccagctgcgcatgcgcgagCGCTGCTTTGCAGGCCGCCAGCTCAGCCTCGCTCACacccgcagcggcagtcgcGAGGTTCGGCGAGCTGCCCTGCTTCTTAAACTGCTTCGCTGTGTCCGAGGACGTGCCGGTGGGCGCGTGAGCAGGCTGATTCGGGTTcagcggag
The nucleotide sequence above comes from Leishmania donovani BPK282A1 complete genome, chromosome 29. Encoded proteins:
- a CDS encoding protein kinase-like protein yields the protein MGDSQHSSVHSRYGGGQSSIDVSSLMTVNVAGLRNSGVLSPLVWQTPRPTSSASLTMLGLNRRDVLSTSSLAPWSMTPKAGHQRQQGRGLEHGSVPTPTQSSSSSSQANDAATTAGSPFFAGAASLVASAEWAALITKLGDFYDFVVRLPGFHTDDRTAFSAMSSRGVDGDAEHKSYHSSELPRSPEPPGTLPPSLQQSRDPQRREVLFPDPAEAARQRKTVRSPKSCDASVTHEIVSASAVSVSSEASRRRNNNAGSLERNGKDEESEEDRPSTAPAAGPRRLNSTSRCLSQAPDAEAPPGVTTAFDRYLEQARHMILCADSSEVDRAVALDGLLMRCRELFDLLRDMYTLAHVPGATADRSHLSMVKVLPYDEVSTPSSTSVSSTSSIPPGPALRTQESNSDTKGVPLSSTTQPWNSQLPPLSWRPLTAATAARSKDAFERGRRTSVSSCSSSVACIEVLNNYYVMQLIGVGATGRVYLAVDRHTCKAFAMKTVPRHSRRAVGRRFPLAPMSASDSEALQLEGSTLRAVHIDGAAAHAAGSSTTTNAPLALVRPFSMSVASVRPATRREGTRDSMDVSLCEAALDSLIHVAATSHPSDAAIPFVESVTASSSAMTPGSGDVEAPNTSKKPPPQTSSSKHLNGSSLPICAGGAGLHTTVSRSTNAGESVGGDSVVKSVKSAHSSELPAVEREIRVMRRVCNHPHVAQLKEVIDDDKEDSVHLVMTYAENGPLTVMHGFDAALGCAPCDVVRPFSRCARLLHQLAEALIYVHRQRIVHNDVKPDNILLTEADNILLTDFGESVLISKKLPQMPAAHMSIGAAGGEGLNASVLVPHNRWKSSRGANDSWATLSTADRSPCSSSPAGHTANTSQMMAETSFLPDSSMFLAAGVDVEGRLKGNRSAIGTPAFAAPELIMSSTCSYDSDAWSFGVVLYSVIFGRLPFAAATISETFSEILNSALSFPALEEVPERVGMTETDYHQWVELCTKLLVREPRQRLPLSAVLRHPLFRTPAAVGAKPSTSATGGVEMPRGRRPPSRIHSDLSSAPTLWWPNHSSQASRPVSDKEGSPLMSRAARAAMPPLMSREGAASVSAAANRRCSTEGSKSPLTRGGAVREAVLDRHRLQTMAGSSQASSIFASSGTSMASLSPPAASAGFGRRSKPTVAEAAAPQMWPEIRPLQAARLQCQCAWPNSSPAGRHSFSGASSVHTASFTATGHVGRPREHTLVYKQGFASQSASAIQSPINRSFFSTSTPFKESPPDRVVTPGIQLTSCTDFTSPLPCLLTRAGSSTPDLGTEDHEEDQQDESGKEESRSSNVAGAVIALAAVAAPAPPASPPATSSAGRPRSVAAARGAREDTAAVGPCVQRRCSEEEPCEGDGSSGAGCNFSYWGSSNDVADSGDSEDERRKQEINDKASQLPKPPLRPPSGRSAHSSSAVRPLASLQEVVAQHVKPKGRGEHLKSVAGVPYGDSTIAPGSPDNLSATRELVQKARETESPVQQRVSKSSPLSNNLVVNGTACGGSSSPCPSPLKSTSEIPPAQAKKSRFWCHR